In the genome of Gemmatimonadota bacterium, one region contains:
- a CDS encoding Na+/H+ antiporter — translation MSELSHSVMLALGFAAVVILVTSLARRLPVPTPILQVGAGLLVGLLSSEEIPTLEPNLVFFVFLPPVLWAAAYFTSLREFKQNLRPIGLLAIGLVLTTTAIVAVVGHALLPGVPWAVALALGAIVSPPDAVAAEAIIKRLPVPRKVLVILEGESLVNDASALVLYRTAVVAAMTGHFSMGEAVVRFFIDAAVGVTVGLMVSWLVVAIARRSSDEVALSLLSLVAPYAAWMSAELLHVSAVLACVAGGIYARQHFSNVISPLARLQNRAVWDVLVFVMNALIFVLLGASFGGLITTTAATTLRHVGLIALGVSLIVILVRLVWVPIATWLPRWLSREIRESEPAPRPGAVGLVAWTSMRGIVSLASALALPVALNDGTPFPYRTEILLITMVVILVTLVVQGLTLAPLIRRLRFPIDPTPHIEERHARREALRDGVERLEDLADEPWVVVEEVERLREEYRRRTAFDLACADEEKGAASRRRLRAELLRAERRAMIRLRDEGAISDEVLHELERELDVEALRIGAGGLR, via the coding sequence ATGAGCGAACTCTCCCACTCCGTCATGCTGGCCCTCGGCTTCGCGGCCGTGGTGATCCTGGTCACCTCCCTGGCCCGGCGCCTCCCGGTACCGACCCCGATCCTTCAGGTCGGGGCCGGGCTGCTGGTTGGGCTGCTCAGCAGCGAGGAGATTCCGACCCTCGAACCCAACCTGGTCTTTTTCGTCTTCCTGCCGCCGGTGCTCTGGGCCGCGGCGTATTTCACCTCCCTCCGCGAGTTCAAGCAGAACCTCCGGCCCATCGGCCTCCTCGCCATCGGGCTCGTACTCACCACCACGGCGATCGTTGCCGTGGTCGGGCATGCGCTGCTGCCTGGGGTGCCCTGGGCGGTGGCACTCGCCCTCGGCGCGATTGTTTCGCCCCCCGATGCTGTCGCTGCCGAGGCGATCATCAAGCGCCTGCCGGTGCCGCGCAAAGTACTGGTGATCCTCGAAGGGGAGTCACTCGTCAACGACGCCTCGGCCCTGGTGCTCTACCGCACCGCCGTCGTCGCGGCGATGACAGGCCACTTCTCGATGGGAGAAGCGGTGGTACGCTTCTTCATCGACGCGGCCGTCGGCGTGACCGTGGGTCTGATGGTCTCGTGGCTGGTGGTGGCAATTGCCCGGCGGAGCAGCGATGAAGTGGCGCTCTCACTGTTGTCGCTAGTGGCACCCTATGCGGCGTGGATGTCGGCGGAGCTGCTCCACGTCTCGGCGGTGCTCGCCTGCGTGGCCGGCGGGATCTATGCGCGACAGCATTTTTCGAACGTGATCTCGCCGCTGGCCCGGTTGCAGAACCGCGCCGTGTGGGATGTGCTGGTCTTCGTGATGAACGCGCTGATCTTCGTCCTGCTGGGTGCGTCGTTCGGCGGGCTGATCACGACAACCGCCGCCACCACGTTACGACACGTCGGCCTTATCGCACTCGGCGTGAGCCTCATCGTCATCCTGGTGCGGCTGGTCTGGGTGCCGATCGCGACATGGCTGCCGCGCTGGCTCAGTCGCGAGATCCGCGAGAGCGAGCCGGCGCCGCGCCCCGGAGCCGTGGGGCTGGTGGCGTGGACCTCGATGCGCGGGATTGTCTCACTCGCGTCGGCGCTCGCGCTACCGGTCGCCCTCAACGATGGCACGCCTTTCCCCTATCGCACCGAGATTCTGCTGATCACGATGGTGGTGATCCTTGTCACGCTGGTGGTGCAGGGACTCACCCTCGCGCCGCTGATTCGCCGGCTCCGTTTTCCGATCGACCCCACGCCACATATCGAGGAGCGGCACGCGCGGCGCGAGGCGTTGCGCGACGGCGTCGAGCGCCTCGAAGATCTTGCCGACGAGCCGTGGGTGGTGGTCGAGGAAGTTGAACGGCTGCGGGAGGAGTATCGTCGCCGGACGGCGTTCGATCTGGCCTGCGCCGACGAGGAGAAGGGGGCGGCATCGCGACGCCGCCTCCGCGCCGAGTTGTTGCGCGCCGAGCGTCGCGCGATGATCCGGCTCCGCGACGAAGGGGCGATCAGCGACGAGGTGCTCCACGAACTCGAGCGCGAGCTCGACGTCGAAGCACTCCGGATCGGCGCCGGCGGCCTGCGCTAG
- a CDS encoding multicopper oxidase domain-containing protein yields MSAVTTPTDQTSRRNFLTRGAVALAIPAIAGALTACDTDTKKGTAAAATVPAAKPVLKSAREKADEMDAMHEKGIKAFPAKTVGKGNVLMAPRMEKGVKVYDLTCSEIDWEVEPGRTMKAWAYNGQVPGPQIRVRQGDRVRVNLTNKLEESTAIHFHGLELPVAMDGVPFITQPPIKPGESFTYEFTVPNYGSHMYHSHHNSTRQVGMGLLGAFIVEPRDKGREPKVDVDYVMVLNDSAHGYTLNGKGFPATEPIVAKLGQTVRIRFMNEGMMIHPMHLHGMHMTVIAKDGWDTPTPWKCDTLNVAPGERYDVLVKCNNPGTWAFHCHILPHAETEHGMFGMVTALIVK; encoded by the coding sequence ATGTCGGCCGTGACCACCCCCACTGATCAGACCAGCCGCCGCAACTTCCTGACGCGAGGTGCGGTTGCGCTCGCGATCCCCGCAATCGCTGGCGCCCTCACCGCGTGCGACACCGACACGAAGAAGGGAACCGCAGCGGCGGCAACGGTCCCGGCTGCGAAGCCCGTCCTCAAGTCCGCGCGTGAGAAAGCGGACGAGATGGACGCTATGCACGAGAAGGGGATCAAGGCATTCCCCGCCAAGACCGTGGGCAAGGGGAACGTGCTGATGGCGCCGAGGATGGAAAAAGGCGTCAAGGTGTACGATCTCACCTGCTCAGAAATCGATTGGGAAGTGGAGCCGGGCCGCACGATGAAGGCATGGGCGTATAACGGCCAGGTGCCGGGTCCGCAGATCCGGGTGCGCCAGGGCGATCGCGTGCGCGTGAATCTCACCAACAAGCTTGAAGAATCCACCGCGATTCACTTCCACGGTCTCGAGTTGCCGGTCGCGATGGACGGCGTGCCGTTCATCACCCAGCCGCCGATCAAGCCAGGAGAGTCGTTCACCTACGAATTCACTGTGCCGAACTACGGTTCGCACATGTACCACTCGCACCACAACTCCACCCGTCAGGTCGGGATGGGTCTCCTCGGCGCCTTCATCGTGGAGCCCAGGGACAAGGGCCGCGAGCCGAAGGTCGATGTCGACTACGTGATGGTGCTCAATGATTCGGCCCATGGTTACACCCTCAACGGCAAGGGCTTTCCGGCCACCGAGCCGATTGTGGCGAAGCTGGGACAGACGGTGCGAATCCGCTTCATGAACGAAGGAATGATGATCCACCCGATGCACCTGCACGGGATGCACATGACGGTGATCGCGAAGGATGGCTGGGACACACCCACGCCATGGAAGTGCGACACGCTCAATGTCGCTCCCGGCGAGCGGTATGATGTGCTGGTGAAGTGCAATAATCCCGGCACCTGGGCCTTCCACTGCCACATTCTCCCGCACGCCGAGACCGAGCACGGGATGTTCGGGATGGTGACGGCGTTGATCGTGAAGTAA
- a CDS encoding response regulator transcription factor: MRVLVVEDDRKVAGFIEMGLKEEGYVVDIASDGELATSLAHINEYDVILLDVVLPKKNGFQVATELRREGRATPILMLTSRDAVEDVVRGLDAGADDYLAKPFRFDELLARIRALLRRGGAERLEVLQFGPLALDRLQHRATCDARPLDLTPKEFQLLEFFLLHAGEVVRRTTLLEKVWDMHFDPESNVVDVHVGNLRRKVDHAAGRPLIQTVRGVGFVLRNAES, translated from the coding sequence ATGAGAGTTCTCGTCGTGGAAGACGACCGCAAGGTCGCCGGGTTCATCGAGATGGGCCTGAAGGAAGAAGGCTACGTGGTCGACATCGCCAGCGATGGCGAATTGGCCACCTCACTCGCGCACATCAACGAATACGATGTGATCCTGCTCGATGTCGTCCTGCCGAAGAAAAACGGCTTCCAGGTCGCGACCGAGCTGCGGCGCGAAGGGCGGGCGACCCCCATTCTGATGCTCACGTCGCGCGACGCGGTCGAGGATGTGGTGCGCGGGCTCGACGCCGGTGCCGACGACTACCTCGCGAAACCGTTTCGCTTCGATGAACTCCTCGCCAGGATTCGTGCACTGCTCCGTCGTGGCGGAGCCGAACGCCTTGAGGTCCTCCAGTTCGGGCCGCTTGCGCTCGATCGGCTGCAGCACCGCGCCACCTGCGATGCGCGCCCGCTCGACCTGACGCCCAAGGAGTTCCAGCTGCTGGAGTTCTTCCTCCTGCACGCCGGCGAAGTCGTGCGCCGCACCACGCTGCTCGAGAAAGTCTGGGATATGCACTTCGACCCCGAGAGCAACGTGGTGGACGTGCACGTCGGCAATCTTCGCCGCAAGGTCGATCACGCGGCAGGCCGGCCGCTGATCCAGACGGTGCGTGGCGTGGGCTTCGTCCTGCGCAACGCCGAAAGCTGA
- a CDS encoding ATP-binding protein, with translation MSLDRVLQQVTDTALDLIGAKYAAIGVVAPDGRTLESFTTSGIDEATKAKIGELPKGHGILGLVVREARVIRLPDLAAHPDSFGFPSNHPPMHSFLGVPIVGRRGVFGNLYLTEKQGGQPFTDEDERIAMLLAAQTAAAVENARLHEESARLLEEVQQLHRTRERFFAMVNHELRNALAGTFGWAEMLVRRKDPASVPRAAIEVLDSAGQAVALINDLLDLSRLDEDRLKPQIQPVEPSATARRAVGRVTPQANLAQVELKLTLARRLPNCETDHQRVEQILVNLLGNAIRHAPEGSVVELSLTHVGDRVEFRVQDEGAGVPEDELESIFDIYVTKAPDETRGVGLGLPLSRRLANLLKGELHAVRVPDRGGCFILSLPVSPGV, from the coding sequence GTGTCGCTCGACCGCGTACTGCAGCAGGTTACCGACACGGCCCTCGACCTCATCGGGGCCAAATACGCCGCCATCGGCGTCGTCGCCCCCGACGGCCGGACGCTCGAGAGCTTCACCACCAGCGGCATCGACGAGGCCACCAAGGCGAAGATCGGCGAACTCCCAAAGGGACATGGCATCCTTGGCCTCGTGGTTCGCGAGGCGCGGGTGATCCGGCTCCCCGACCTGGCAGCCCATCCTGATTCCTTCGGCTTCCCGTCCAATCACCCGCCGATGCATTCCTTTCTCGGCGTGCCGATCGTGGGGCGACGGGGCGTCTTCGGGAACCTCTATCTCACGGAAAAGCAGGGCGGCCAGCCATTCACCGACGAAGATGAGCGGATCGCAATGCTGCTCGCGGCGCAGACCGCTGCCGCCGTCGAGAACGCGCGCCTGCACGAGGAGAGCGCCCGTCTGCTCGAGGAGGTGCAGCAACTTCACCGGACCCGCGAGCGCTTCTTCGCGATGGTGAACCACGAGCTACGCAACGCCCTGGCTGGGACCTTTGGCTGGGCCGAGATGCTGGTGCGGCGGAAGGACCCCGCCTCGGTGCCGCGTGCCGCGATCGAAGTCCTCGACTCGGCCGGGCAGGCCGTGGCGCTCATCAATGACCTGCTCGACCTGAGCCGTCTCGATGAGGACCGGCTCAAGCCGCAGATCCAGCCGGTTGAACCCAGCGCCACGGCGCGGCGGGCCGTAGGGCGCGTCACTCCGCAGGCCAACCTGGCCCAGGTCGAGCTCAAGCTCACGCTCGCCCGCCGGCTGCCCAATTGCGAGACCGATCACCAGCGCGTCGAGCAGATCCTCGTGAACCTGCTCGGCAACGCCATCCGGCATGCACCCGAAGGGAGTGTAGTTGAGCTGAGCCTCACCCACGTGGGCGACCGGGTCGAATTCCGAGTCCAGGACGAGGGGGCCGGAGTGCCCGAGGACGAACTGGAGAGCATCTTCGACATCTATGTCACCAAGGCCCCCGACGAGACCCGCGGGGTCGGACTCGGGCTGCCGCTCTCCCGCCGGCTGGCGAACCTCCTCAAGGGCGAGCTCCACGCCGTCCGCGTCCCCGATCGCGGGGGCTGCTTCATCCTGTCACTGCCGGTGAGTCCCGGAGTATGA
- the msrA gene encoding peptide-methionine (S)-S-oxide reductase MsrA has translation MSIRRLSPFFVVGLVVVAMVARRNAAASAPHSLPDPVSAAPPSATAGRDSVIFAGGCFWGVEAVFERVKGVIDVTSGYAGGTLNNPSYERVSDGDTGHAESVKIIFDPSVVSYPQLLKVFFSVAHDPTQLNFQGPDHGTQYRSAIWYATPEQQKETAAYIAQLTQAKLFQGPIVTQVAKWQRFWPAEGYHQGYYDLHPNQPYIVYNDRPKVEALRKQFPALYHEK, from the coding sequence GTGTCGATTCGCCGTCTTAGCCCGTTCTTTGTGGTCGGCCTGGTCGTTGTAGCGATGGTTGCCCGTCGGAACGCGGCCGCCAGCGCCCCGCACTCGTTGCCTGACCCGGTATCTGCTGCGCCGCCCAGCGCCACCGCCGGCCGCGACTCGGTGATTTTCGCCGGTGGCTGCTTCTGGGGCGTCGAGGCGGTCTTCGAGCGAGTAAAGGGCGTGATCGACGTGACCAGTGGCTATGCCGGCGGCACCCTCAACAATCCGAGCTACGAGCGGGTCAGCGACGGCGACACCGGCCACGCCGAGTCGGTGAAGATCATCTTTGATCCGTCGGTCGTGAGCTACCCCCAGCTGTTGAAGGTCTTCTTCTCGGTCGCGCACGACCCGACCCAGCTGAACTTTCAGGGTCCCGATCACGGTACCCAGTACCGTTCGGCGATCTGGTATGCCACGCCCGAGCAACAGAAGGAGACCGCGGCCTACATCGCGCAGCTCACGCAGGCGAAGCTGTTCCAGGGGCCGATCGTGACCCAGGTAGCGAAGTGGCAGCGCTTCTGGCCGGCCGAGGGGTACCATCAGGGCTATTACGACCTGCACCCGAACCAGCCCTATATCGTCTACAATGACCGGCCCAAAGTCGAGGCGCTCAGGAAGCAGTTCCCCGCCCTCTACCACGAGAAGTAG